The following are encoded in a window of Fretibacter rubidus genomic DNA:
- a CDS encoding response regulator yields the protein MSETSAQSLPAIEPTRLAEGEDIEFLRMIDDALDLGIAILDKDLRYQYLGKGMFKQLGLPMNSLKVGDSLEDCHTLMIEHGLLTPEILASAHLSADDQRREGYTNPNRDVMRLANGMRSELKRKTLPSGHIVSMSYDVTRLVEKDEILEQSLRLGKAGYWTYDFKTKKYTLSETLKYYFSEEDLENIEKHGILSIVHPDDRGVFRDALKNISKTNDMFKHTCRTNTFNGNERWNRTTGQVIRDADGKPVTMRAFVKDVTYELKRAEELERAKDEAVAASHAKSEFLANMSHEIRTPMNGVLGMAELLANSDINEQQQEFVKIINNSATALLDIINDILDFSKIEAGALDLDPISFNLSETINDVMSLLLPKAQSKGLELVIDYAPSLPRAFIGDAGRLRQVITNLIGNAIKFTENGHIVLRVGVTQRKGQNSLVSVSVKDTGIGIEKDKMDAVLKKFTQADGSTTRTYGGTGLGLSISKKIVELMGGRMQVHSTFGEGSTFAFGVPLEEDISRDAVVYETDVVAGKRVLIVDDIAVNRQILSQQVAGWNMVPTTVRDGVEALVALRDAAATKTPFDLILLDYFMPAMNGREVAAIIAATDTLNNPPVIILSSSDQSISTQEMNNIGVRQYLLKPVKERALFQNIVKVLSTDAERFPSLPAVNVHEKLETLDTRAPEPQLKKADIPTPSAPIKKIEVLVAEDFALNRDVVRLMLADSCFEPVFAENGEVCVKMFTQNPDRFPLVVMDVSMPVMDGYEATHLIRQFIEDKTRSATPIIALTGHALKHDREKCLDAGMDDYLTKPVQQSQLIEKLEHHYTLATQGEPAKSNAQVA from the coding sequence TTGTCAGAGACTAGCGCGCAGAGCTTACCAGCCATCGAACCAACGCGCCTTGCCGAAGGTGAGGATATAGAGTTTTTGCGCATGATTGATGATGCGCTCGACCTTGGTATTGCTATTTTAGACAAAGATTTGCGCTATCAATATCTTGGCAAAGGCATGTTTAAACAACTTGGCCTTCCCATGAATTCTTTGAAAGTTGGCGATAGCCTAGAGGATTGCCACACCCTTATGATCGAACACGGGCTTTTAACGCCCGAAATATTGGCCAGTGCGCACCTCAGCGCGGATGACCAACGCCGCGAAGGTTACACCAACCCCAACCGGGATGTTATGCGTTTGGCCAATGGTATGCGGTCTGAATTAAAACGTAAGACGCTGCCATCGGGCCATATTGTGTCTATGAGTTATGACGTGACACGGCTGGTCGAAAAAGACGAGATTTTAGAGCAGTCCCTACGCCTGGGCAAAGCGGGTTATTGGACATATGATTTCAAAACCAAAAAATATACGCTTAGTGAAACGTTAAAATATTATTTTAGCGAAGAAGATTTAGAGAATATCGAAAAACACGGTATTTTATCAATCGTACATCCAGATGACCGCGGCGTTTTTCGTGATGCCCTTAAAAACATATCCAAAACCAATGATATGTTCAAACATACCTGCCGAACCAATACATTTAATGGTAACGAGCGCTGGAACCGTACAACAGGTCAGGTCATTCGCGACGCAGACGGTAAACCTGTTACAATGCGGGCTTTCGTCAAGGACGTTACCTATGAATTAAAACGCGCTGAAGAATTGGAACGCGCAAAAGACGAAGCTGTGGCGGCATCCCATGCAAAATCAGAGTTCCTAGCAAATATGAGTCATGAAATCCGCACACCGATGAATGGTGTTTTGGGCATGGCCGAATTGCTCGCCAATAGCGACATTAATGAACAGCAGCAGGAATTTGTCAAAATCATCAATAATAGCGCGACAGCGCTGCTCGATATCATCAACGACATTTTGGACTTTTCTAAAATTGAGGCGGGCGCGCTCGACCTGGACCCTATTTCATTTAACCTATCTGAGACGATTAATGACGTCATGTCGTTACTGCTGCCCAAAGCCCAAAGCAAGGGTTTGGAATTAGTGATTGATTACGCCCCGTCACTGCCGCGCGCTTTCATCGGGGACGCAGGACGCCTGCGCCAAGTTATCACCAATCTTATCGGGAATGCGATTAAATTTACCGAAAACGGCCATATTGTCCTACGTGTCGGCGTGACCCAACGTAAGGGCCAAAATAGCCTTGTCAGTGTCTCTGTTAAAGATACAGGTATTGGCATTGAAAAAGACAAAATGGATGCGGTGTTAAAAAAATTCACCCAAGCTGACGGCAGCACAACACGCACTTACGGCGGCACAGGTCTGGGCCTCAGCATTTCAAAGAAAATCGTCGAGTTAATGGGAGGGCGAATGCAGGTTCACTCCACCTTTGGCGAAGGCTCGACATTTGCTTTTGGTGTGCCTTTGGAAGAGGATATTTCACGCGATGCCGTTGTGTATGAGACGGATGTCGTTGCAGGCAAACGCGTTCTTATTGTTGATGACATCGCCGTAAACCGCCAAATCCTATCACAGCAAGTCGCTGGGTGGAACATGGTACCTACCACCGTCCGTGACGGGGTCGAGGCCTTGGTCGCGCTTCGCGATGCTGCCGCAACGAAAACGCCATTCGATTTGATTTTACTGGATTATTTTATGCCCGCCATGAACGGCAGAGAAGTGGCGGCGATAATCGCGGCAACAGACACGTTAAATAATCCCCCTGTCATTATTCTATCCTCATCAGATCAATCTATTTCGACACAGGAAATGAACAACATTGGGGTACGGCAATATTTACTAAAACCGGTGAAAGAACGCGCTTTGTTTCAAAACATCGTCAAAGTGCTTTCGACCGATGCAGAACGGTTCCCCTCTTTACCCGCTGTGAATGTGCATGAAAAACTAGAGACGTTAGACACGCGCGCGCCTGAACCGCAGCTTAAAAAAGCGGATATACCGACTCCGTCGGCGCCGATTAAGAAAATCGAAGTGTTGGTCGCTGAAGATTTTGCCCTGAACCGCGATGTCGTTCGCCTGATGCTAGCAGATAGTTGTTTTGAGCCTGTCTTCGCCGAAAACGGGGAAGTGTGCGTAAAAATGTTTACACAAAACCCTGACCGCTTTCCGCTTGTTGTGATGGATGTGTCCATGCCCGTCATGGACGGCTATGAAGCAACCCATTTAATCAGGCAGTTTATTGAGGATAAGACCCGCAGCGCGACGCCGATTATCGCGCTCACAGGTCACGCACTAAAACATGACCGCGAGAAATGCCTTGATGCAGGTATGGATGATTACCTAACAAAGCCCGTGCAACAATCACAGCTGATTGAAAAACTAGAGCATCATTACACGCTAGCCACCCAAGGCGAGCCCGCCAAGAGTAATGCCCAAGTCGCCTAA
- a CDS encoding pyridoxal phosphate-dependent aminotransferase, translated as MNNSTRISDSLSRVAPSATMAVTQAARDLRAAGVDVIGLGAGEPDFDTPDHIKAAAIKAIKDGETNYTNVDGIMPLKEAICAKFKRDNHLDYTPEQISVAPGGKPIIYNAFVATLNTDDEVIVPAPCWVSYPEMVRLAGGTPVTVPCDASSRFKLTPAQLSEAITPKTKWVILNSPSNPTGSCYTADELTALGDVLRAHPHVMVLTDDMYEHLVYDDFEFATIAQVCPTLIHRTLTMNGVSKAYAMTGWRIGYAGGPEWLIKAMAKVMSQSTSNPCSISQWAAVAALNGSHDFLGPWKDAYVKRRNFVVTALNAMPGLSCQTPEGAFYVYPDCAGMIGKTTPEGAVLETDIDVATALLNEAHVAVVPGTAFHSAPNLRLSYATDLETLKTACARIKDFAESLI; from the coding sequence ATGAATAATTCGACCCGTATTTCTGATAGCCTGTCACGCGTTGCGCCGTCTGCGACCATGGCTGTGACGCAAGCTGCGAGAGACCTGCGCGCGGCTGGTGTTGATGTCATTGGGCTCGGCGCGGGCGAGCCTGATTTTGACACGCCAGATCATATCAAAGCTGCCGCGATAAAGGCCATTAAAGACGGCGAGACGAATTACACCAATGTCGACGGCATCATGCCCTTAAAAGAGGCGATATGCGCCAAGTTCAAACGCGATAATCATCTGGATTATACGCCCGAGCAAATCAGCGTCGCCCCGGGCGGTAAGCCGATTATTTACAATGCCTTTGTTGCGACCCTCAACACGGATGACGAAGTGATCGTTCCTGCACCGTGTTGGGTATCCTATCCTGAAATGGTGCGCCTTGCGGGCGGTACGCCTGTCACAGTGCCGTGTGATGCTTCGTCCCGGTTCAAGCTGACCCCGGCGCAATTATCGGAGGCGATAACGCCCAAAACGAAATGGGTTATTCTTAATTCACCGTCCAATCCAACGGGTTCATGTTACACGGCGGATGAGTTGACGGCGTTGGGTGATGTGCTGCGTGCTCATCCGCATGTGATGGTTTTGACCGATGATATGTATGAGCATCTGGTTTATGACGACTTTGAATTTGCGACAATTGCGCAGGTCTGCCCAACCCTTATCCACCGCACGCTGACGATGAACGGTGTGTCAAAGGCCTATGCCATGACGGGGTGGCGTATTGGCTATGCGGGCGGGCCAGAATGGTTGATTAAAGCTATGGCCAAAGTCATGAGCCAGTCTACGTCAAATCCGTGTTCAATAAGCCAGTGGGCGGCGGTAGCGGCGCTAAACGGCTCACATGATTTCTTGGGGCCGTGGAAAGACGCCTATGTGAAACGCCGTAATTTTGTCGTGACGGCGCTCAATGCGATGCCTGGCCTGTCATGCCAAACACCAGAAGGCGCATTTTATGTCTATCCAGATTGCGCGGGTATGATTGGCAAAACAACACCAGAGGGAGCCGTGTTGGAGACTGATATTGATGTCGCAACGGCGCTGCTGAATGAGGCGCATGTCGCGGTTGTGCCGGGTACAGCCTTTCACAGCGCGCCAAATTTGCGCTTGTCATATGCCACGGATTTAGAGACCTTAAAGACCGCCTGCGCGCGAATAAAAGACTTTGCGGAGTCTTTGATTTAA
- a CDS encoding DMT family transporter, whose protein sequence is MSMREFFVLLMVCTIWGLHFVVMKVTIGGATEPLFYAALRMSCVLICVLPFLKWHTGYMGRILIAGLGYGALSYAFMFPALGMTTASAAALTIELYVPFAIILGIIFLGERIGLRRFIGIVLAIAGVAIIAMAKPDESAGPQYLLGIGLMACAAMSEAVGALMVKKVTGIKPLELLAWFAVVGSVVLWPLSFALEDNQLRAFSPENRGPFLAALAYSTVAVSIMAHGSYYWLLQRLPIYIVSSSGLMTTVVAVLSSAILLREPITPPFILGGLLTLLGVGFILYARKLRAEATPPPEV, encoded by the coding sequence ATGTCGATGCGTGAATTTTTTGTGCTGCTGATGGTATGCACAATCTGGGGTCTGCATTTTGTGGTGATGAAAGTTACCATTGGCGGCGCAACAGAGCCTTTGTTCTACGCCGCCCTTCGCATGAGCTGTGTTCTGATTTGCGTCTTGCCCTTTTTGAAATGGCACACAGGCTATATGGGGCGTATCTTGATTGCGGGTCTTGGCTACGGCGCGCTGAGCTACGCCTTTATGTTTCCCGCCCTTGGCATGACAACCGCGTCTGCGGCCGCTTTAACGATAGAATTATACGTACCCTTTGCGATAATTTTAGGCATAATTTTCCTCGGCGAGCGCATTGGTTTACGGCGATTTATTGGCATTGTTTTGGCGATTGCTGGCGTTGCGATTATCGCTATGGCCAAACCAGACGAAAGCGCGGGGCCGCAATATCTGCTCGGTATTGGGCTTATGGCTTGCGCCGCCATGAGCGAGGCAGTTGGTGCGCTGATGGTCAAGAAAGTCACGGGCATAAAACCGCTAGAGCTTTTGGCTTGGTTCGCCGTAGTCGGTTCCGTTGTCCTATGGCCATTGTCATTTGCGCTAGAGGATAATCAACTGCGTGCCTTTTCACCAGAGAACCGCGGGCCGTTTCTAGCAGCGCTCGCGTATTCAACCGTCGCGGTCTCTATCATGGCGCATGGGTCATATTATTGGCTGTTACAGCGCTTGCCGATTTATATCGTATCCTCATCAGGGTTGATGACCACGGTGGTTGCCGTCTTAAGCAGCGCCATATTACTGCGCGAACCGATAACACCGCCTTTTATTTTGGGTGGCCTTTTGACACTTCTCGGGGTGGGTTTCATTCTTTATGCTCGCAAATTACGGGCAGAAGCCACTCCACCGCCAGAGGTCTAA
- a CDS encoding SRPBCC family protein, producing MGLFFKIIGAIFLLFLALVVGGYFASPTLTVEREIYIDAPAEDIFPYLNDLELFAQWSPWTAGRPDASYVYGEAIDGVGASVMWRSSDADDAAISSQEIISSQAPEFVQSALLLNAEPASVTYALLPDESGRRVGVFIQFEKDVGGFPYMQRLLKGGDETALGRDFDAALLRLKTIVEAG from the coding sequence ATGGGATTATTTTTCAAAATCATAGGCGCGATTTTCTTGTTGTTTCTCGCCCTTGTGGTTGGCGGATATTTTGCCTCTCCTACACTAACCGTAGAGCGCGAGATTTATATTGATGCGCCAGCTGAGGATATTTTTCCTTATTTAAATGATTTGGAATTATTTGCGCAGTGGTCACCTTGGACGGCGGGACGGCCTGACGCCTCTTATGTTTACGGCGAAGCGATCGACGGTGTCGGGGCATCGGTGATGTGGCGCAGTTCTGATGCGGATGACGCCGCGATAAGTTCGCAGGAGATTATTTCCAGCCAAGCCCCTGAATTTGTGCAGTCCGCACTCTTGTTAAATGCAGAGCCAGCCTCGGTCACCTATGCGTTGCTCCCTGATGAGTCAGGTCGCCGTGTAGGGGTTTTTATCCAATTTGAAAAAGACGTCGGCGGCTTTCCCTATATGCAACGCTTGTTAAAGGGTGGGGATGAAACCGCATTGGGTCGCGATTTTGATGCGGCGCTCTTGCGGCTAAAAACGATTGTTGAGGCAGGATAG
- a CDS encoding FMN-binding glutamate synthase family protein, with protein MEMLTGTAIRGLNILGSLFLFVLGIIVAVVIITFIIDVRQTKDTVRRNYPVIGRFRKLFSTLGEFFRQYFFAMDREEMPFNRAQRDYINHIADEGKETVAFGSTKVMAPGATLFANGMFPKLEGQHSSITPVIIGPDAQHPYEPNSFFNISAMSYGSLSKPAIQALSHGAQMAGCWLNTGEGGLSPHHLEGGCDIVFQLGTGKFGARNEDSTLNVEKLAKICENPRVKMIELKLSQGAKPGKGGILPAEKVTAEIAEIRGITKGEAAISPNRHVDAGTPEELLDLIAKTKEASGRPVGIKFVVGSFVPIEQLLKAIRARGLDAAPDFMTIDGGDGGTGAAPLPLMDSMGLTIQESLPLMDDLLREYGLRDRIKLIVAGKLATPSDIAWAFCAGADFVNAGRGFMFALGCIQALKCNKNTCPTGITTHDKRLQRGLDPTNKAVRVMSYAKAIRSEVEMIAHSCGVDHPRQLTRDHVMIIQADGRPRLLSDIWIDRQKAIQADEVN; from the coding sequence ATGGAGATGCTAACGGGCACCGCTATTCGTGGGCTGAATATATTGGGCTCATTATTTCTTTTTGTGCTGGGTATTATCGTCGCCGTTGTCATTATAACGTTTATTATCGATGTGCGCCAAACCAAGGACACGGTGCGCCGCAATTACCCCGTTATCGGGCGATTTCGTAAATTATTCTCTACATTGGGTGAGTTTTTCCGCCAATATTTCTTTGCGATGGACCGCGAGGAAATGCCTTTTAACCGCGCGCAGCGTGATTATATCAATCACATTGCTGATGAAGGCAAAGAAACCGTTGCCTTTGGCTCCACGAAAGTCATGGCACCGGGCGCGACGTTATTTGCCAATGGTATGTTTCCAAAACTAGAAGGACAGCACAGCTCGATTACTCCCGTTATCATCGGCCCCGACGCCCAGCACCCCTATGAGCCCAATAGCTTTTTTAATATTTCGGCCATGAGTTACGGGTCACTGTCAAAACCCGCCATTCAAGCTTTGTCTCACGGGGCGCAAATGGCGGGATGCTGGCTCAACACTGGCGAAGGTGGGTTGTCGCCGCACCACCTAGAAGGGGGCTGCGATATTGTCTTTCAACTGGGCACCGGGAAATTTGGCGCACGGAACGAAGACTCAACATTGAACGTCGAAAAGCTCGCGAAGATTTGCGAAAACCCACGTGTTAAGATGATTGAGTTAAAACTCTCACAAGGGGCTAAACCAGGAAAAGGTGGTATCTTACCCGCCGAGAAAGTTACGGCAGAGATCGCAGAAATTCGCGGCATCACCAAAGGCGAAGCGGCTATTTCGCCTAATCGCCATGTCGATGCCGGAACGCCCGAAGAGTTGCTCGACTTAATCGCTAAAACAAAAGAGGCCTCTGGACGACCCGTAGGCATTAAATTTGTCGTCGGTAGTTTTGTTCCTATCGAGCAATTACTCAAAGCGATCAGAGCGCGTGGGCTTGACGCTGCGCCAGACTTTATGACGATTGACGGCGGCGACGGCGGTACGGGCGCAGCGCCGCTGCCGCTTATGGATAGCATGGGTTTGACCATTCAAGAGAGCCTACCGCTTATGGATGATTTACTGCGCGAATATGGTTTGCGCGACCGCATCAAACTTATTGTCGCGGGCAAGTTGGCAACACCAAGCGATATTGCTTGGGCATTTTGTGCCGGTGCTGATTTTGTCAACGCCGGGCGCGGTTTCATGTTCGCGCTGGGTTGTATTCAGGCATTAAAATGTAACAAAAACACTTGCCCCACAGGCATTACGACCCATGACAAACGCTTGCAGCGGGGATTAGATCCCACCAATAAAGCTGTGCGTGTCATGTCTTATGCCAAAGCCATCCGTAGTGAGGTCGAGATGATCGCCCATAGTTGCGGCGTTGACCATCCGCGTCAATTAACGCGTGACCACGTTATGATTATCCAAGCAGATGGACGCCCGCGTTTATTATCCGACATCTGGATTGACCGCCAAAAAGCCATTCAAGCCGATGAAGTGAACTAA
- a CDS encoding haloalkane dehalogenase, protein MTVLRTPDTQFENLPDYSFTQHYTVINDSALGDMRLHYVDEGPRNGRIVIMMHGEPSWSYLYRKMITQVANAGCRVLAPDLIGFGRSDKPSAQSDYSYSGHVDWMSQWLEAVDTRDAVLFCQDWGGLIGLRLVAKYPERFAGVIAANTFLPTGQGSMPDAFMQWREFAKVIPEFPVGGVIRGATVNDLGPGEEAAYNAPYPDESYKAGARIFPALVPISPDMDGVDDNLNAWDVLSRFDKPFLTAFSDQDPITAGLDKHFHSRVPGCKGQPHQIVKGGGHFLQEDVPDALSQIILEFCERL, encoded by the coding sequence ATGACGGTTTTAAGAACACCCGATACACAGTTTGAGAACCTGCCCGATTATTCTTTCACGCAGCATTACACCGTCATCAATGACAGCGCGCTCGGTGATATGCGCTTGCACTATGTTGATGAGGGCCCACGTAATGGTCGCATTGTGATAATGATGCACGGCGAGCCCAGTTGGTCCTATCTTTACCGTAAAATGATTACCCAAGTTGCGAATGCAGGTTGCCGCGTTCTTGCGCCAGACCTGATTGGGTTTGGCCGTTCTGATAAACCCAGCGCGCAATCAGATTATAGCTATTCGGGCCATGTCGATTGGATGAGCCAGTGGCTAGAGGCAGTAGATACGCGCGATGCCGTGCTGTTTTGTCAAGACTGGGGCGGCTTGATTGGATTGCGTCTTGTCGCGAAATATCCAGAGCGTTTCGCAGGTGTGATAGCAGCCAACACGTTTTTGCCGACAGGACAGGGCAGCATGCCCGATGCCTTTATGCAGTGGCGAGAGTTTGCCAAAGTCATTCCAGAATTTCCTGTCGGGGGCGTTATTCGCGGCGCGACCGTCAATGATTTAGGGCCTGGCGAAGAGGCCGCCTATAATGCGCCATATCCTGATGAGAGCTATAAGGCGGGGGCGCGAATTTTCCCTGCCCTTGTTCCCATATCACCCGATATGGACGGTGTGGACGATAATCTAAACGCGTGGGATGTTTTATCGCGATTTGATAAGCCGTTCTTAACGGCCTTTTCAGATCAAGACCCAATCACAGCGGGCCTTGATAAGCATTTTCATAGCCGCGTACCTGGATGCAAGGGACAACCGCACCAAATCGTCAAAGGAGGCGGGCATTTCCTGCAAGAAGATGTCCCTGACGCGTTATCGCAAATCATTTTGGAATTTTGCGAAAGACTTTAG
- a CDS encoding ParB N-terminal domain-containing protein, whose product MRVVDIPIEKIYVPAGKKKTLDEDKILPLAEDILENGLQSPLYVRQGDGRYVLQEGLHRLEALRLLGQDLIECHIVQARKK is encoded by the coding sequence ATGCGCGTTGTCGATATCCCGATAGAAAAAATCTACGTCCCTGCAGGCAAGAAGAAAACGTTGGATGAAGACAAAATCCTACCACTGGCCGAAGACATCTTAGAAAATGGTCTGCAATCTCCGCTTTATGTGCGCCAAGGGGACGGCCGATATGTGCTTCAAGAGGGATTGCACCGTCTTGAGGCGCTACGGCTTCTTGGCCAAGACCTGATAGAATGCCATATTGTCCAAGCGCGTAAAAAATAA
- a CDS encoding fumarylacetoacetate hydrolase family protein, translated as MSKNSNYAFRPADPVCLPIAGSEQRFPVRRIYCIGRNYADHVKEMGGDVNRSEPVFFTKAAETIVHSGADIPYPPNTADVHYEVELVAAMGPDGIFGYGVGIDLTRRDLQAGAKKTGGPWARAKNFHRSAPCSALTLAKDVDLSNAHIVLRKNGDIVQSSSLSKMIWSVSEIVSRLREDMDLQAGDLIYTGTPEGVGPVAIGDELSGGVEGLERITVRFV; from the coding sequence ATGAGCAAAAATAGCAACTATGCCTTTCGCCCCGCCGATCCCGTCTGCTTACCAATCGCAGGAAGCGAGCAGCGCTTTCCCGTGCGACGCATTTACTGTATTGGCCGTAATTACGCCGACCATGTCAAAGAAATGGGCGGTGACGTTAACCGGTCCGAGCCTGTGTTTTTCACAAAAGCGGCCGAAACCATTGTCCATAGCGGCGCGGATATACCCTATCCCCCCAATACAGCCGATGTGCATTACGAAGTCGAATTGGTGGCCGCAATGGGCCCAGACGGTATTTTCGGATATGGGGTCGGCATTGATTTAACGCGGCGCGATTTACAAGCGGGCGCCAAGAAAACAGGCGGGCCATGGGCACGGGCAAAGAACTTTCACCGCTCTGCCCCGTGTTCGGCGTTAACACTGGCCAAAGACGTTGACTTATCCAATGCCCATATTGTCCTGCGTAAGAACGGCGATATTGTTCAATCATCCAGCCTGTCCAAGATGATATGGTCCGTGTCAGAGATTGTCTCCCGCCTGCGCGAAGATATGGACCTACAGGCGGGTGATTTGATTTATACGGGCACGCCCGAAGGCGTCGGCCCCGTGGCCATTGGGGATGAACTGTCCGGCGGTGTTGAGGGGCTAGAGCGCATTACTGTGCGCTTCGTTTAA
- a CDS encoding dienelactone hydrolase family protein encodes MTITTKPVEYKDGKTTCIGYLAWDESFGDPKPCVLINHAWGGRDGFAEDKAIQMAALGYVGFALDNYGDGALPESVDDKMALMGPLKEDRTKLLKRLKAGYKAAAALDMVDETHMAAMGFCFGGLCTLDMARAGIDLKAAVSFHGLLDAPDGHKPKKIKSKVLIAHGWDDPMVPPAQVVAVGEELAKSKCDWQLHAYGQTSHAFMVPEANNKSLGLQFNADSERRAWTATLELLNEVFGMHGVNV; translated from the coding sequence ATGACCATCACCACGAAACCTGTTGAGTATAAAGACGGCAAAACGACCTGTATTGGCTATCTGGCGTGGGATGAAAGCTTTGGCGATCCAAAGCCCTGCGTTTTGATAAACCACGCCTGGGGTGGTCGTGATGGTTTTGCCGAAGATAAAGCCATTCAAATGGCAGCCCTTGGTTATGTCGGTTTTGCGCTGGATAACTACGGTGACGGCGCGCTGCCAGAATCCGTTGATGATAAAATGGCGCTGATGGGTCCCCTCAAAGAGGACCGCACTAAACTGCTTAAACGCCTGAAAGCGGGTTATAAAGCCGCCGCTGCGCTCGATATGGTTGATGAGACCCATATGGCAGCCATGGGCTTTTGCTTTGGTGGGCTTTGCACGCTGGATATGGCGCGCGCGGGCATTGATCTCAAAGCGGCTGTGTCCTTCCACGGATTGTTGGATGCTCCAGATGGTCACAAGCCAAAGAAAATAAAATCTAAAGTTCTTATAGCGCACGGCTGGGATGACCCCATGGTGCCGCCTGCGCAAGTCGTAGCTGTCGGTGAAGAACTGGCTAAGTCAAAATGTGATTGGCAGCTTCACGCTTACGGCCAAACGAGCCACGCCTTTATGGTGCCAGAAGCCAATAACAAGTCGTTGGGTCTACAGTTTAATGCAGATAGCGAACGGCGCGCATGGACGGCCACGCTAGAGCTTCTAAACGAAGTTTTTGGGATGCACGGCGTCAACGTTTAA
- a CDS encoding LysM peptidoglycan-binding domain-containing protein gives MSNRLIVIALASTAILAACATAQENPNYQYSTKFKGASPYATPTQNASNTVTTVTTQPVTYVQTVPAITGATQNASYQTVTQNTQTQNSAGYNTARYNGAQPASYTQLDHRCLSKETNRQLIGGALGGTVGAVLGKKVIGGTKGAVAGAALGGAAGYGIGDKSINCDPVQVPIAAQTPVVSQAYYPSNNAVYNPAQGEVVFANTQTVSPAAPTDAAMPAEITQGYGTPGYQAMLNAQNDTLDDINAYVPDTASAAVPAPQMVDVSSSTTAPYSISTTLGGQHQVMEGDTVYSLSRKLCTSIDDIKQMNGLGSDFNIKIGDSLRLPASRC, from the coding sequence ATGTCTAATCGTCTAATCGTGATTGCCCTTGCTAGCACAGCCATTTTAGCGGCCTGCGCAACGGCACAAGAAAACCCGAATTACCAATATAGCACAAAGTTCAAAGGCGCCTCGCCTTACGCGACACCAACGCAAAACGCGTCCAACACAGTTACAACGGTAACAACGCAGCCCGTAACCTATGTCCAAACAGTCCCAGCCATAACGGGCGCCACGCAAAACGCGTCCTATCAAACGGTCACGCAAAACACACAGACTCAGAACTCCGCGGGTTATAACACAGCCCGCTATAACGGTGCGCAACCCGCGAGCTATACACAGCTTGACCACCGCTGCTTGTCAAAGGAAACAAATCGTCAGTTGATCGGTGGGGCGCTTGGCGGCACAGTCGGAGCGGTATTAGGCAAGAAAGTCATTGGCGGCACAAAGGGCGCTGTCGCAGGAGCGGCCTTGGGCGGTGCAGCGGGATACGGTATTGGTGATAAGTCAATTAATTGCGATCCCGTACAAGTCCCAATTGCGGCGCAAACGCCCGTGGTTAGCCAAGCTTACTATCCAAGTAACAACGCCGTCTATAATCCCGCACAAGGTGAGGTGGTTTTCGCGAACACACAAACGGTAAGCCCCGCAGCGCCTACTGATGCGGCTATGCCAGCAGAGATTACACAAGGCTACGGCACGCCTGGTTATCAAGCCATGTTGAATGCGCAAAACGACACCTTGGATGATATTAACGCCTATGTGCCTGACACAGCATCCGCCGCTGTCCCCGCCCCGCAAATGGTAGATGTTAGCTCTAGCACCACTGCGCCCTATTCCATAAGCACCACATTAGGGGGTCAGCATCAAGTGATGGAAGGGGATACGGTTTACTCATTATCGCGCAAGCTTTGCACATCGATTGATGACATTAAACAGATGAACGGCTTAGGATCTGATTTTAATATTAAAATCGGTGACAGCCTGCGCCTGCCTGCCTCTCGTTGCTAG